The genome window GATCCCTGCTCTTTTTCTTCGGGGCGTCCGGATCAATGTACTCAATTTCCAGCCGTTCAAAAGGAACCGTTTCAAAGAAAGCATCCGGCATAAAGCGGGTCATTCCGAATTCTTCCCATTCCCGCTCGTTTTTGTCCAGCCAGATGGGTTCCGGCAGGTCCAGTTCATGGCACGCGTCGTGAAGAGCCGCATGAGCGTCCGCCCGGGTGCAGGCCACCGTTGTCTGCAGGTCTGTCCTGTGGTGCCGGATTGTCTTCACCCAAAGCGCGGTAGCCATGAAAAGAACCCCCTCGAAAACCAATTCATAATTCATAATGATATTGTGTATGCCCGGTTCACCTGACAATTCCCTCTTGATCGGTCTGTCACAGAACCATCCGGGCATCCGTTGACCATTCATAATTATGAATTATGAATTATGAATATATCAACAAATTATTATCTCATGGATTCAGGCCCTATGGCAACCTTTATTTTTCCGCCCAGGCCCGAACCGCTTCCGCTGCTGCGCGGTTCATGCCGGGAACGGCAGCCAGGGCATCCGGATCCGCTTCACGGATAGCCTTCAGGCTGCCAAAAGCCTTCAGCAGCGCCTTCCGCCTTGCCGGTCCGACACCGGGGATATCTTCCAGCTGTGAATGAATGGAAGCCTTGCCCCGCAGCGTCCGGTGATGGATAATGCCGAAGCGGTGAGCTTCATTTCTGACCCGCTGCACCAGCTGGAGTTCCGGGGTGTGGTGATCCAGCAGAATCGGTTCCTCCGCGTCCGGCAGCCAGATCTCTTCCAGCCTTTCCGCCAGGCCGAACATGGCCGGAGGTTCTATTCCCAGGTCCAGGATTGCCTGCCTGGCAAAGCGCAGCTGCTGGGGGCCGCCGTCGATCAGGATCAGGTCCGGCAGGTCCGTAAACTTCCCTTTCTCCGTACCTTCTTCTTTTTCACGTGCAGCGTGCGCGTAACGCCTGCTCAGGGTTTCATACAGGGAGGCAAAGTCATTTGCTCCCTCCACTGTTTTGATCCGGAAATGGCGGTATTCCTTCCGTGCCGGTTCACCGTCAATGAACACAACCATCGCCGCCACGCTCTGGACACCCTGGGTATTGGATATATCATAGCCTTCTATCCGCCGGGGATACCGGTCCATGCCGATGATCTGTCCCAGCTTCTTTGCCGCTTCCACTGTGCGTTCTTCGTGAATGGTGCGCCTTGCATTCCGCTTCAGCAGGGCATCTTTCGCGTTTTTCGCAGCCAGCAGCACCAGTTCGTGCTTTTCTCCCCGCCGGGGTGTTGCCACGGTCACCGCGGAACCCTTCTTTTCCCGCAGCCAGGCTTCCAGCTGTTCAACGGCACCCTCCGGCAGCGTCTCGCAGAGCACGTTCCGGGGGATCAGTCCGGCCTGTTCATAATACTGGGTCATAAAGGAGGCGATGATCTCTCCGGGTTCCTCGCCGCCTTCCCGCGGCAGGGCAAAGTGATCCCCGCCTACCATCCGGCCGCCCCGGACGTACAGGATCTGGATCATGGCGTCCAGTCCGTCCTGCGCCAGGGCGATCAGGTCCTGCTCGCTCCGGTCTGTCCGCAGGGCGATCTGCCGCTCCATGAGGCCTTCCACGTCACGTATCTTATCCCTTATGGCCGCCGCCTTTTCATACCGCATGGCCGCGGCCGCGTCCTGCATATCCTTCTTCAGTTTTTTCAGGACACCCTCATAATCCCCGCCCAGGAAACTCAGGACTCCCTCCATCATCTCCCGGTATGTTTCTTCCGTACACTTTCCCGCGCATGGGGCAAGGCACCGGCCGATATCATAGTTCATGCAGGGGCGTTTCAGGGTTTTAGGCGGCAGCGTCTGTGTGCAGGAGCGGATCGGAAACACGTCGCGGACGGCTTCAATCACCTGCCGGACGGCATTGGCACCGATATACGGTCCGAAATACCGGGCGCCGTCCTTCTCCATTTTCCGGCACAGCTCCAGCCGGGGGAAC of Aristaeella lactis contains these proteins:
- the uvrC gene encoding excinuclease ABC subunit UvrC, which produces MIRWSEKLEEKIRMLPDSPGCYLMKNAAGEIIYVGKAVNLKNRVRSYFRDTAHTPKVAAMIAHIDDFDILLCETNLEALILECNLIKLHKPYYNILLKDDKHYPYLKVDMRQPFPRLELCRKMEKDGARYFGPYIGANAVRQVIEAVRDVFPIRSCTQTLPPKTLKRPCMNYDIGRCLAPCAGKCTEETYREMMEGVLSFLGGDYEGVLKKLKKDMQDAAAAMRYEKAAAIRDKIRDVEGLMERQIALRTDRSEQDLIALAQDGLDAMIQILYVRGGRMVGGDHFALPREGGEEPGEIIASFMTQYYEQAGLIPRNVLCETLPEGAVEQLEAWLREKKGSAVTVATPRRGEKHELVLLAAKNAKDALLKRNARRTIHEERTVEAAKKLGQIIGMDRYPRRIEGYDISNTQGVQSVAAMVVFIDGEPARKEYRHFRIKTVEGANDFASLYETLSRRYAHAAREKEEGTEKGKFTDLPDLILIDGGPQQLRFARQAILDLGIEPPAMFGLAERLEEIWLPDAEEPILLDHHTPELQLVQRVRNEAHRFGIIHHRTLRGKASIHSQLEDIPGVGPARRKALLKAFGSLKAIREADPDALAAVPGMNRAAAEAVRAWAEK